The Posidoniimonas polymericola genome includes the window CGCCGGCATCGAGCCAGTTGCGGAGCGTCTGCTTCTCGGCCGCGGTAAGCGACAGCTTCGAGTCGACTGGCGGCATGACCAGCGAATCGTCGGTCGTGCAGATCCGCTCGACAAGCGCGCCCGACTCGATTGCGTCCCGGGCCTGTTCGGCGATATCGAGCCTCAGGTCAGCCTGGCGGCTACGCTCGTCGGGGCCGTGGCAGAAGTAGCACTTGTCCGACAGGATCGGCCGCACGTCGCGGTTGAAGGTGACCTCGGCGCAGCACGCAGCGCTGCATGCTAGGTGCAGCGTCAATGCGAGCGTGATGAAGGCTGGACGATGCATGAGCTTTGTCCCCCTCCCCTCGATGGGGAGGGGCTAGGGGAGGGGTGACGCCCCGCTGGTTGGTTTGTTCTCGGCTGCAACAGTGGCCGAACGTAGAGGCGGGGCAGCCCCCCTCCCTAACCCTCCCCACCGGGGGGAGGGGATTCTCTTACGCGAAGTCAATTTGGATCTTCGTGAACCGCTGCGGCGCCTCGGCCCAGCTGGCGAGCAGGTCGCCGGCCTGGTTGAGCGTGCCGTGGTGGGAAACCACCTCGGGTGTCGGGAAGTCGCCTCCGCGGAGCATCGCGATCACCTGCTCGAAGTCGACCGGCAGGGCGTTGCGTGAGCCGCGGATGTCGAGCTCCTTCATCACAAACAGCTTGGTCTCGTACGACACCGCTTCCTTAGCATAGCCGATGTACACGACCCGGCCCGCAAAACAGACGATTTCCACCGCCGCGCGGAAGGTCGCCGGCAGGCCGACCGCCTCGACCGCCAGGTCGGGGCCGTGGCCGTCGGTCAGCTCGGCCAGCCGCGCGGCGAGGTCCTCGCTGGCGGAGTTGATCGTGTGGGTAGCGCCACATTTTTGGGCGAGCGCCAGCTTGTCGGCGTCGATGTCGACGGCCGTGATGACCGCGCCGCGATAGGCGGCGCTGGCGATCGCCCCTAGGCCAATCGCGCCGGCGCCGAACACCACCACGTGCTCGCCGGCGGCGGCCTCGCCCCGAGCTACGGCGTGAGCGCCGACCGTCAGCGGCTCGACCAGCGCCAGCTCGCTCGGCGACAGCCCGTCGGCCGCCAGCAGCTTGGACGCCGGCACGCAGGCCAGCTCGGCCATCATGCCGTCACGCTGCACGCCGAGCGTCTGGTTGTAGCGGCAGCAGTTGGGGCGGCCGCGGCGGCAGGCGGAGCACTCGCCGCACTCGGTGTAGGGGAACACCAGCACGTGCTGACCGACGCTCCACTCGGTTGCGCCGTCGCCGACTTGCTCGCCGAGTTGCTCAATCACGCCGGCGATCTCGTGGCCCGGCACACGCGGGTAGCTGACCATCGGGTTGGCGCCGCGGTAGGTGTTGAGGTCGCTCCCACAGAAGCCTACACATCGCACCCGCAGCAGCACCTCGCCGGGGGCCGGCTCGGGGGCGGGGAGTTCAATGAGTTGCGAAACACCGGGCTCGGTGATCTGGAACGCCTTCAAGTCGATTCTCCTACAGTTGGTACGCCCGAGCCGCGGTGGCCCCGAAGAGCTCGCGACGCTCGTCCTCACTCAGCGCCGACGCCCAGGATTCGACCGTTGCGAACCACCGGGCGTAGCCGCTCGCCAGCAGGCAGACCGGCCAGTCGGAACCGAACATCATCCGGTCGGGCCCGAAGCACTCGAGCACGATGTCAAAATACGGCCGCAGCCCACCGGGCGTCCAGTCGGCGTGGTCGGCCTCGGTCACGATGCCCGACAGTTTGCAGCAGACGTTCGGCCGCTCGGCGAGCTGGGCCAGGTTCTCCCGCCAGGGGGACAGCTCGGCCTCCTTAATCCGCGGCTTGGCGATGTGGTCGAGCACGAAGCGGACGTTCGGGTGACGGTCGACAAAGTCGATGGTCTGCGGCAGCTGCCGCTCGAACACCAGCAGGTCGTACGCCAGGTTGTGCTGCTCGAGCAGGTCGACGCCCTGGTTGAAGGCGCGCGCCTCGAGGAAGTGAGGGTCGGGCTCGTCCTGCACAACGTGCCGCACCGCTTTGAGCTTGGCGCGGCTGGCGAGCCCGCCCAGCACGTCCGCGATGCCACGGTCGGCGAGTGGCGCCCAGCCGACCACGCCGAGGATCAACTTGCTCTGGTCGGCGAGGTCGAGCAGCCAGTCGGTCTCGGCGAGGGACTGCCGCGCCTGCACGCTCACCACGCCCTGGACGCCGACCTCGCCGGCCGCGGCGGCCAGATCGGCCGGGCCGAAGTCCCGCGCGATGGCCGACATCGAGTCGTCGATCCAGCCGTACTCCGCCGGCGAGTAGTCCCAGAAGTGGTGGTGGGCGTCGATGATCATGGCGGGCGGCTGGGGGTAGGGCAGGTGGCAGGTGGGGCGGGCCGGCTCAGCCGACGAAGTCGCAGGCCGGGTCGATCAGCCCCGACGACTTGGCTTCTTGCCAGAACGCGGCGGGGACCGGCTCGTCTACCGCGCGGGCGTTGTCGAGCACCCGCGACGGGCTGCTCGTGTTGAGGGCGATCGCCGCGACGCCGGGCGCCGACAGCCCGAACTGCACGCAGGCCACCGCCGGCGCGACGTCATGACGGCTGCAGAGCGTGGAGAAGCGGTCACGCCAGGCGAACGCCTCGGGGTCGTCCTCCGGGGTGGCAACGCGGTAGTCGAGGAACTTGCCCCCCACCAGGAACCCGGCGTTGAACACCGCCGAGTTGATGATCCCGACGCCGCGCGAGGCGAGACCGCGGACGAACTCCAGCAGCTCGGGGGGGTGTCGGAACACCGTTAGGCTGTTGGCGAGCATGACCCAGTCGAAGTCGACATCGGCGGAGAGCTCTTTGATTACCCGCCAGTCCTTCGCGCCGACGCCGACCGCGGCGACTTCGCCTTGCTGCTTGAGCTCGTGCAGCGCGGCGTACGCCTGGAGGACGTCGTCGCGGCGGGCGCGGCGGTCGTCGTCGTTGATGGCCGCGGCTAGGTACTCGTCTGGGTCGTGCACGGACACGAGCTGCGGGCGGTACGGCGCGCCGAGCAGCGCGAGCCCCTGCCGCCAGCACTCGAGGATGCCGTCGGGGCTGATCCGCTGCACGGCGTCGTGCCGCAGGTCGGCCCAGACGCCGGGCTCGAAGGTCGGCTCGTCGGTCGTGAGCGGGGTGCGGAGCCAGCCGAGCTTGTTGCTCAGCAGTACGTCCTCCGGGGCGATTTCCATCTCGCGGAGCGAGTCGCCCACGACCTCCAGCGCCAGCCCCGCGCCGTACTTGCCGGCGGCGTCGACCGCCACGGGCCGCGCGTCGGACGCCTGGAACCAAGCCGCGGCGATGCCGCGTTTGGTTGCGAGTGGCAGCGCCTCGTAGAGGTTGCCCAGACAGCTGACGCCGTACACGATCCGTGGGACACGCAGGCCGGTCTTGCCGAGCGGGCGGGTCTGGTCGCGTTGCCCCGCCGACGGCATGATCAGAGCCCCTGCTGCAGAGCCGACAAGTGGCGGCCGAAGTGCTCGGCAAGGATGTCGGAGTAGGCGTCGGGGTGCGAGGTCAGGCAGCTCCGCAGCGCCGGGCCGAGCCGGTCGTGCGTCAGCACCGAGCCGAAGGCGCAGTGCAGGATCTGCCGCCCGGCCTCGGTGAAGCCGAGGCCATCGCGGACGGTCTCCCACCGCTCGAGGTAGACGTCCTGCAGCTGCTGGTCGCTCGACAGGTCGGCCGGGGCGGGGACGGTCTCCAGCTCGGCGTGGACGTGGTAGGTGGCGCGGTCGGTGTTGTAACGCTGACGCGAGTAGTCGCAGATCTCGCGGAACAGTTCCGGCTCGCACACCGCCGCGACGCGGAGCGCCTCGAGGTACGACGTGCCGGCCGTCTTGACGTGGAACCGTCCCCTGGTCGCGCGGGCGAGCGCCGGGTACATCGAGATCTTGTCCGACCCGGAGTGCAGGCTCAGCTTGTACGGCCCGAGCTCTTCGGCGATGGCGGCGTGGTCGTGCAGGCTGGCCTCGAGCGCGGCGACGTCCCCGATGTAGTCGACGCCCTTCTCCAGTTCGCCGATGAACCGCGGCGCCAGCGAGACCAGCTTCATGCCCGCCTTTAGGCACTGCTCGGCGATAATGTAGTGCTCGGCGAGGGTGGTCGGCTGGTCGGTCTCGTCGACGCTCAGCTCGATCTCAAAGTCGCGGCCGGCCTCGGTCTGGACGTGGCGGATGTGGTTGGCGAGGGTGATCGCCTCGCGGATCGCGACGCCGTACTTCACCGCGGCGCGGAGCAGCGTGACCTCGTCGAAGTTGATCTCCGCACCGGTCGACAGCTTCACCGATTTGCCGCGGTAGTCGTCGAACCACTCGGCGGAGTCGCGGACCTGCTCGAACAGCTCGCGGAGCTGGGCCTCGGAGTAGTCGTCCGCCTTTTGGTCGACGTGGTCCGACGGGTCGATCGTGAAGAACGTGAAGCCCGCCTCGGCCGTGCGGTTGACGTCGTCCGGGGTCTTCAGGTGGTCGGCGTCGGCGCCGTGGCTGCTCTCCCACTTGGCGCCGCCCAGGGCATTCATCGCGTCGCCCATCACCCCCCGCGGGTCGCGGCTGGTGCGGGTCATCTCGCGGATCGACTGCTGGGCGAAGATTGGAGCGATCTGCGTGCCCGAGTTCCGCACCGCGGCGATGTGCCCGGGCGTGGCGAGACCGATGCGGTCGCCAAAGCCAAACGACGGGGCCAGGCCAAGCTCGCTCGGAGCGGGGACGCTGCTGGTCACGGTGGACTTACGGATCTTGTTCTCAATCATCATCAGGCCTGATTTGGAAACGCGTGTCGGTCGACGCGGCCCAGTCTGTTGGAGGCCGCCCTATTGCTGGCAGGTCGACGGAAACCTGCACGCAGTAAAAGCACGCGGGCTGCCAGGCCTGTATTACGCAGCATAAAGGGCCGCCGACCGGGCTGACACGCTAATTGTCCGAAAAGAAGGGGCGTTGAGCCGGTCCCGAATTGACCAACCCAACGCCCCTTGGTTTTAACCAGAATTCTGATGCAAAACGCCGTCTCATTTACGCACGGCGTGCACTATTCCGAAGGCGCGAGCGCCAGCTTCTCGAGAGCCGCGAGCGACGCCAGCACGTCCTCGCGGGAGATTTCGCTCCACCCGGTCATCTTGTGCGTCAGGATCGCCAGCTTGAACTGCTCGAACGCCTCGGCCAGGTCGTCGGGCAGGTCCGCCAGGTCCTTCATCGGGCGGACCGGCTCGCGGCGTTCCGCGGCGGGGGCGTCGAGGCTGTGCGGCTCGCTGCCGTCGCGGCTCTCGCTACGCTCTTCCGAAGAGTCGTCGTCGGACGCGTCGCGGATCTCGGCGTCGACCGCCTCGGCTTCGTCGCCCTGCGCGGCCGGGGCCGAGGGGAGGGCTTCAGCGGTCCCCGCGGGGCGTTCTTCCGGCGCGGAGCCGTCGCCGACGGTCTCCCAACGCTGGGCCCGCATCTGCGACACCGACCAGCCGTTCTGCAGCGCGCCCTCGAGCCACATCTCGGCGTCTTCCCAATCGAGGGCCGTTTGGAAGTGGCTCCAGTACAGGCCGTCGTAGTCCTTGGCCGTCTGGCCGAACCGCTCGTAGGTCCGCCGCAGCCGTCCGACGTGCTGGCCGGTCACCTCGCCGACGATCTGCGACCAGGCCTCGTCCGAGTACTGCGAGACCGGCGCGCCCGACTGCTTCAGCTCGTCGCGCCAGGAGCAGATGATCTGCCCCTTGTCCCAGTTGGTGGTGCTGACCAGGGTCTGCCACTGGCCAACGAAGCCACTCGACGCGTCGATGGTCTCCTGGCTGACGTTTTCTTGGGGGGTGCTCTTCTCGTCGTTGGAGGGCGGGGCGGTGATGGTTTCTTGTGCGGCCATGCGGGGCGGGCTCCTGTCGGTCAGCGGGTCGTGCGGCGCGGGCGGCGCTGTAAGGCCGTCGCGGGCGAGGGCCAGATTCTAACCGGGCCCCGCCGCGCGCTGACAGCCGTAAGCCGAGCCCGCCGGCAAAACGGATGAGCCGCCCGACGGAGCGAATCGCGCAACCCTCAAAAACCCAGGGCTTCCCACGCCGATCGTGCCGGGCGCGCCGGCTGGGCGCCCTCTGCGGGCGCCCAGCCGGCGCGCGAAAACCGTGGATAAGCTGTCGGCGGTTCGCCCGCCCCGCCGACCGCCGAGGGCGGTTACTGCGCCCGCTCGTCCGAATCGAAGCAGCCCTTGTGCGCGCCGTCGCAGAACGGGCGGTTCTTCGACTCGCCGCAGCGGCACAGCGCCACGGCCGGCTTGTCGGGGCTGATCTCAAACTTGTTTCCCTCGGAGTCGACCAGTTCGAAGGGGCCCTCCACAACGAAGGGGCCATTGGGGCGCATGCGGATGCGGACGTCTGCCATCGCGGGTTTCCTCGAAGAATGAGCCTGAAGGGTGAGGGCATCGGGCGTGCGGGCACGCCCGATGCTTCTGCTGCAGACTAGCCGATCCGGCCGGTTTGACAACCTGGCCGCGGGCCGCGGCTACTGACGGGGCGCCGCGGGCTCTGCCCCAACAGGGTTGGCCGAGGGCTGCATGAAGAACACGACCGGCACGGTGTCGGGGATCGCCGACCCGCGACCCGCCTCGCGGTTGACGCCCGACAGCTTCTCGACCGCGTAGCGGTTGATCTGGGCGAACAGGTCGGTCGTGTCGACCGCCAGCTTCTCTTCGGGCTCGATCCGGATCGCCACGCCCCGCGGCTCACGCTCTTGGACGCGGCTCTTCTTAGCGAGCGGCTTGGCGGTCGCCGGCTCGAAGTCGCGGCGGGCGATCTGCTGCTGCATCGCCGGCGTATTGGCCGCCTGCTGCGGACCGACGTTCGCCCGTGACAGCGGGCCGAGCCGGTCGGCCACCTGCTGCTGACGCGCAACTTCTTCTTGCAGGAAGTTATAAGTCTTGGCCTGTTGCTTTGCCGGCGCCTGCTCGATCTGGATGCCGAACACGTTCACGTAGTCGCGGTTGAGCTGCGACACCACCTCAATAATCTGCGGCGAGGGCGCGTCGACCAGCATGATGTCGCGGGCCTGCAGCCGTCCGCGCGGCGGGCGATCGATCGTCGCCCCTTCAGTTTCGGTCTCGGCGGCGCGTCGACCAAGCGACACGGGCGTCGGCTCTACCGCGATGCCGTTGTTGGTGAGCACGGTGTCCATGAAGCGGTTGGCGAACGCCTCGGGACGCAGGTCGAACCGCACGACTAGCGGGTTGTCCGCCACGCCGGCGGCGGCCTCGCCGATCACGCCGCCGTACCCACCTCGGCCGCCCCCGAACTCACCCGCGAGTCCACTCGTTTCGGCGCCCCGCGCCGGTGGGCCCGGTGTGGGGGTGCTGCGGGTGGCAGCCGAGCTCGGCATCGGCGTGCCCGGCGGCCCCGTGGCGGGCTGCGCGTCGTCGGTTCGTGCCCCATCGAAATTGCTGTTCAAAGCAAGGTCGCCGACGGCCGACTCGCTCGTGGGCGCCGGCTGCGCGTCAGGGAACGCGTCGGCGGGGACCGGTTCGGCGGACGACGCGTAGTGGCCGCGGTCTGCTTCGGCGGGCCCGTCAGCAACCTCATCGGTGGCGTGCATCTCGGCCGGCTCGCGCCGCTCGGGCGCGGCCTCGGCATCGGACTTTGCGAGGGTGGGCGCCGGATCTTCCCGCTGCGAAACCATCAGTACGATCGCCGCGGCGATCGCCGCCACGGCCCAGAACCAGCCCCGCCGCGACCGACCAATCGGCAGCGAAGATCGGCCGCTTGGGCCGCCGCGAGCGTCGCCGTGTTGTTGGTCACGCGCCGGGTCGATTGACAGCATCCGCTGCTCGGCGGCCTGCAGCACGGCGTCGGTCATGCTGCGGGGAACGGCCTCGTGGGGGACCTGGTGGAGGGTCTCGGTGAGGGCCCGCAGCTCGGCCAGCAGCCGCCGGGCATCCGCGTTGCCGGCCAGGTGCTCGTCGACCGCCGCGCGCTCCTCCGGCGGCAGCTCGTCGTCGAGGTACGCGCTGAGCAGCTCGTCCCAGTCTTCCTGGCTCGAGGGGGCAGCGGTCGGGTTGTCGCCGGGGGGCATCATGGTTGGTGCTGAACGGGTATCAGTGCTGGGCGCCCAGGTCGGGCTTCTGCAGGGCTTCTTGGGCCTCGTCGACGATCGCCGCCAGACGTTCCTTCATCTGCATCCGGGCGCGGAACAGGCGGCTGCGGACCGTGCCGATCGGGATCTCGAGGACCTCGGATATCTGTTGGTAGTCGAACCCGTCGAACTCCCGCAGCACGACCACCTGGCGGTGGTCGTCGGCCAATTCGGCGACCGCCTGGCGGACGAGTTCAACGCGTTCCTGGGCGAGCATGGCCGCTTCGGGGGGGGCCTGGTGGTCGGTTGGGTCGGGGGCTCCGGCCTCGCTTAGTTGGTCGAACGAGGTCCGCTCGCGTCGCTTCCGCGCGTTGCTCGCCGCCCGGTTGAACCCGATGCGGTACAGCCAGGTGAAGAACGCGCTGTTGCGCTTAAAGCTGCTGAGTTTTACGAACGCCTGAACGAACGCGTCCTGGGCGATGTCCTGGGCGTCTTCGGACGACCCGGTGTAGCGGAGCAGCGAGTTGTACAGCCGGTCCTGGTACTTCTCGACCAGCCGCCCGAAGGCCGCCGAGTCGCCCGCCAGCGCCTGGTCGATCGTCTGGTCGTCCTCCGCCGCGGCCCCGCCGACCTCCGCTGCGGGCGCACGGGCCGCGCCGGTCCGACGCGCGGGGGGCGCGTCGGGCGATCGGGTCGGCG containing:
- a CDS encoding aldo/keto reductase yields the protein MPSAGQRDQTRPLGKTGLRVPRIVYGVSCLGNLYEALPLATKRGIAAAWFQASDARPVAVDAAGKYGAGLALEVVGDSLREMEIAPEDVLLSNKLGWLRTPLTTDEPTFEPGVWADLRHDAVQRISPDGILECWRQGLALLGAPYRPQLVSVHDPDEYLAAAINDDDRRARRDDVLQAYAALHELKQQGEVAAVGVGAKDWRVIKELSADVDFDWVMLANSLTVFRHPPELLEFVRGLASRGVGIINSAVFNAGFLVGGKFLDYRVATPEDDPEAFAWRDRFSTLCSRHDVAPAVACVQFGLSAPGVAAIALNTSSPSRVLDNARAVDEPVPAAFWQEAKSSGLIDPACDFVG
- a CDS encoding sigma-70 family RNA polymerase sigma factor; amino-acid sequence: METSNPGSPTRSPDAPPARRTGAARAPAAEVGGAAAEDDQTIDQALAGDSAAFGRLVEKYQDRLYNSLLRYTGSSEDAQDIAQDAFVQAFVKLSSFKRNSAFFTWLYRIGFNRAASNARKRRERTSFDQLSEAGAPDPTDHQAPPEAAMLAQERVELVRQAVAELADDHRQVVVLREFDGFDYQQISEVLEIPIGTVRSRLFRARMQMKERLAAIVDEAQEALQKPDLGAQH
- a CDS encoding zinc-binding alcohol dehydrogenase family protein — its product is MKAFQITEPGVSQLIELPAPEPAPGEVLLRVRCVGFCGSDLNTYRGANPMVSYPRVPGHEIAGVIEQLGEQVGDGATEWSVGQHVLVFPYTECGECSACRRGRPNCCRYNQTLGVQRDGMMAELACVPASKLLAADGLSPSELALVEPLTVGAHAVARGEAAAGEHVVVFGAGAIGLGAIASAAYRGAVITAVDIDADKLALAQKCGATHTINSASEDLAARLAELTDGHGPDLAVEAVGLPATFRAAVEIVCFAGRVVYIGYAKEAVSYETKLFVMKELDIRGSRNALPVDFEQVIAMLRGGDFPTPEVVSHHGTLNQAGDLLASWAEAPQRFTKIQIDFA
- a CDS encoding anti-sigma factor family protein; protein product: MMPPGDNPTAAPSSQEDWDELLSAYLDDELPPEERAAVDEHLAGNADARRLLAELRALTETLHQVPHEAVPRSMTDAVLQAAEQRMLSIDPARDQQHGDARGGPSGRSSLPIGRSRRGWFWAVAAIAAAIVLMVSQREDPAPTLAKSDAEAAPERREPAEMHATDEVADGPAEADRGHYASSAEPVPADAFPDAQPAPTSESAVGDLALNSNFDGARTDDAQPATGPPGTPMPSSAATRSTPTPGPPARGAETSGLAGEFGGGRGGYGGVIGEAAAGVADNPLVVRFDLRPEAFANRFMDTVLTNNGIAVEPTPVSLGRRAAETETEGATIDRPPRGRLQARDIMLVDAPSPQIIEVVSQLNRDYVNVFGIQIEQAPAKQQAKTYNFLQEEVARQQQVADRLGPLSRANVGPQQAANTPAMQQQIARRDFEPATAKPLAKKSRVQEREPRGVAIRIEPEEKLAVDTTDLFAQINRYAVEKLSGVNREAGRGSAIPDTVPVVFFMQPSANPVGAEPAAPRQ
- a CDS encoding CDGSH iron-sulfur domain-containing protein produces the protein MADVRIRMRPNGPFVVEGPFELVDSEGNKFEISPDKPAVALCRCGESKNRPFCDGAHKGCFDSDERAQ
- a CDS encoding tagaturonate epimerase family protein, which gives rise to MIENKIRKSTVTSSVPAPSELGLAPSFGFGDRIGLATPGHIAAVRNSGTQIAPIFAQQSIREMTRTSRDPRGVMGDAMNALGGAKWESSHGADADHLKTPDDVNRTAEAGFTFFTIDPSDHVDQKADDYSEAQLRELFEQVRDSAEWFDDYRGKSVKLSTGAEINFDEVTLLRAAVKYGVAIREAITLANHIRHVQTEAGRDFEIELSVDETDQPTTLAEHYIIAEQCLKAGMKLVSLAPRFIGELEKGVDYIGDVAALEASLHDHAAIAEELGPYKLSLHSGSDKISMYPALARATRGRFHVKTAGTSYLEALRVAAVCEPELFREICDYSRQRYNTDRATYHVHAELETVPAPADLSSDQQLQDVYLERWETVRDGLGFTEAGRQILHCAFGSVLTHDRLGPALRSCLTSHPDAYSDILAEHFGRHLSALQQGL
- a CDS encoding amidohydrolase family protein — its product is MIIDAHHHFWDYSPAEYGWIDDSMSAIARDFGPADLAAAAGEVGVQGVVSVQARQSLAETDWLLDLADQSKLILGVVGWAPLADRGIADVLGGLASRAKLKAVRHVVQDEPDPHFLEARAFNQGVDLLEQHNLAYDLLVFERQLPQTIDFVDRHPNVRFVLDHIAKPRIKEAELSPWRENLAQLAERPNVCCKLSGIVTEADHADWTPGGLRPYFDIVLECFGPDRMMFGSDWPVCLLASGYARWFATVESWASALSEDERRELFGATAARAYQL